In the Longimicrobiales bacterium genome, CAAGTCGAAAGCGCGGCTGCTGACGGGCGACACGCCGAAGGTCACGTTCGTCGATGTCGCGGGTGCGGACGAGGCCAAGGATGAGCTCCAGGAGATCATCGAGTTCCTGAAGGACCCGCAGAAGTTCAGCCGTCTCGGCGGGCGTCTGCCGAAGGGCGTGCTGCTCGTTGGGCCTCCGGGCACGGGCAAGACGCTGCTCGCGCGTGCGGTCGCCGGCGAGGCGGGCCGTCCGTTCTTCTCGATGTCGGGCTCCGACTTCGTGGAGATGTTCGTCGGTGTCGGTGCATCGCGCGTGCGCGATCTGTTCGAGCAGGGGAAGCAGCATGCGCCCTGCATCATCTTCATCGATGAGATCGATGCGGTCGGCCGCCATCGCGGTGCCGGCCTCGGCGGCGGGCACGACGAACGAGAGCAGACCCTGAACCAGCTGCTCGTCGAGATGGACGGATTCGAGTCGAACGACGGCGTGATCCTGCTGGCCGCGACCAACCGTCCGGACGTGCTCGATCCTGCGCTGCTGCGGCCGGGCCGTTTCGACCGCCAGGTGGTGGTGGACGCGCCCGATGTGAAGGGAAGGGAAGGCATCCTGCGCGTTCATCTGCGCCGCATCCCGCTCGGCACGGACGTGGATGTGCGGTCACTGGCGAAAGCGACGCCTGGCATGAGCGGCGCGGACCTGGCAAACCTCGTGAACGAGGGTGCACTGCTGGCCGCGCGCCGGGGTCATGACAAGGTCTACATGGAAGACCTCGACGATGCGAAGGACAAGGTCATGCTCGGCGCGGAACGACGCAGCATGGTGCTGTCGGACGCCGAGCGGAAGCTTACGGCGTACCACGAGGCGGGGCACGCGGTCGTGGCGTTGCGCGTGCCGGGGCTCGATCCGGTGCACAAGATCACGATCGTGCCGCGCGGCCGCGCGCTCGGCGTCACGGCGTCACTGCCGGAGGAAGACCGTCACTCGTACTCGAAGGACTACCTGATCGCCAGCCTCGCCATGCTGTATGGCGGGCGTGCGGCCGAGGAGATGATCTTCGGCCCGGAGAAGATCACGACGGGTGCCGGCAACGACATCGAGCGCGCGACAGCGCTGGCGCGGCGCATGGTGACGCAGTTCGGCATGAGCGACGCGATCGGGCCAATGGCGATCGGCGATGCGGAGCACGAGGTCTTTCTCGGTCGCGAGATCGGCAATCGGCGAGCGGTCTCGGAGAACGTGGCGGAGCGCGTGGACACGGAGGTGAAGCGCCTGCTCGATGAAGCCTACGGCACGGCCATGCAGATGCTCGAAGCAAATCGTCCGCTTCTCGAGGAGATCGCCGAAGCGCTCCTGGAGCGTGAGACCCTCGACCGCGAGGACATCGATCTGCTCGCAGCGGGTGAGCGCCTGCCGGAGGCCAAGGTGGTCAAGCAGGCGCGCGAGTTCGCCGACGCGCTGCGTCGCGAGAAGGGCGCGCTGGCCGCGCCGCAGGATGCAGAACGCGATCCCGCCACGGGCATCGTGGTGGCAGCGGATTCCGAGCAGGACAACCACCGCTGATGCCTGCTGCGCCCGCCGCCGTTCCGGTCGCGTGGCGCACCGCGCGGGGC is a window encoding:
- the ftsH gene encoding ATP-dependent zinc metalloprotease FtsH, coding for MQEPNKDREPTTNRWGRFSRTASFWILILVTALLITQVFNPRQQEQAELTYTPEFVQQLDAGNIDSLTVIDGKRLEGTFRQPITVDGRPVEEFWTLLPIRDSEEILARLQESNVPIRGADPKQNLWIMVLQFLPWLLIIGLWIFMLRGMQAGGSKAFQFGKSKARLLTGDTPKVTFVDVAGADEAKDELQEIIEFLKDPQKFSRLGGRLPKGVLLVGPPGTGKTLLARAVAGEAGRPFFSMSGSDFVEMFVGVGASRVRDLFEQGKQHAPCIIFIDEIDAVGRHRGAGLGGGHDEREQTLNQLLVEMDGFESNDGVILLAATNRPDVLDPALLRPGRFDRQVVVDAPDVKGREGILRVHLRRIPLGTDVDVRSLAKATPGMSGADLANLVNEGALLAARRGHDKVYMEDLDDAKDKVMLGAERRSMVLSDAERKLTAYHEAGHAVVALRVPGLDPVHKITIVPRGRALGVTASLPEEDRHSYSKDYLIASLAMLYGGRAAEEMIFGPEKITTGAGNDIERATALARRMVTQFGMSDAIGPMAIGDAEHEVFLGREIGNRRAVSENVAERVDTEVKRLLDEAYGTAMQMLEANRPLLEEIAEALLERETLDREDIDLLAAGERLPEAKVVKQAREFADALRREKGALAAPQDAERDPATGIVVAADSEQDNHR